One region of Turicibacter bilis genomic DNA includes:
- the gmk gene encoding guanylate kinase: MRLVEKGVLIVISGPSGVGKGTVRASIFEQENHNLEYSISMTTRKPRVGEVHGVDYFFVEKEEFLDRIDQGQLLEWAEFVGNYYGTPLDYVKQKLDEGKDVVLEIEVQGALQVKNVMPDACFIFIAPPSMEELRNRIMTRGTEAMEVINKRMQKAESEIGLAHEYDYIVINDTVENARDRIMAIIEAEHSRSNRVLEYYNKNIVEVE; the protein is encoded by the coding sequence ATGAGATTAGTAGAAAAAGGCGTACTAATAGTCATATCAGGTCCTAGTGGTGTAGGAAAAGGAACTGTGCGCGCATCAATATTCGAACAAGAAAACCATAATTTAGAGTATTCAATTTCAATGACAACAAGAAAACCACGCGTTGGAGAAGTTCATGGTGTGGATTATTTCTTCGTTGAAAAAGAAGAATTTTTAGATAGAATTGATCAAGGTCAATTATTAGAGTGGGCTGAATTCGTTGGAAATTATTACGGAACACCGCTTGATTATGTGAAACAAAAATTAGATGAAGGAAAAGACGTTGTTCTTGAAATCGAAGTTCAAGGTGCATTACAAGTTAAAAATGTAATGCCAGATGCATGCTTCATCTTTATTGCTCCTCCTAGCATGGAAGAGCTTCGTAATCGCATTATGACTCGTGGAACAGAAGCGATGGAAGTTATTAATAAACGTATGCAAAAAGCAGAGTCTGAAATTGGACTTGCTCATGAATACGACTATATCGTTATCAATGATACGGTAGAAAATGCTCGTGATCGTATTATGGCAATCATTGAAGCTGAGCATTCACGCTCAAACCGTGTCTTAGAATATTATAATAAGAATATTGTGGAGGTTGAATAG
- a CDS encoding exonuclease domain-containing protein, with translation MNFIAIDFETANEKRASACSLGMTIVKNGQVVDELYYLIKPKELRFSPMNTWIHGLRAHDVKNAKEFDALWPELEPYFRNNFVIAHNASFDISVLRATLDAYSLPYPSFDYGCTMLLAKNFFPMLENAKLNTVNHYLGLEFNHHHAGADAFACANILLKVKDELNSLTIHDVFDQVGIKPGKVYDKGYQAPKKGHSTLTSNRQFQRITSPLFNSQTDFFKHKTVVFTGPLQSLSRTEAIALIGQLGGTVGSSVTKKTNIIVTGIKNIYELSADEMSTKLKKAIQLVYHGQEILFLNEDEFLKILTSS, from the coding sequence ATGAATTTTATCGCTATCGACTTTGAAACAGCAAATGAAAAACGTGCGAGTGCTTGTTCACTCGGGATGACGATTGTCAAAAATGGACAAGTCGTTGATGAATTATATTATTTAATCAAACCTAAGGAGTTAAGATTTAGTCCGATGAATACATGGATTCACGGATTAAGAGCTCATGATGTGAAAAATGCAAAAGAATTTGATGCTCTTTGGCCTGAACTTGAACCTTACTTTAGAAATAACTTTGTCATTGCTCACAATGCATCCTTTGATATCAGTGTTTTACGTGCGACCTTAGACGCCTATAGCCTTCCTTATCCATCATTTGACTATGGCTGTACGATGCTCTTAGCAAAAAACTTCTTTCCTATGCTTGAAAATGCCAAACTAAATACTGTTAATCATTACTTAGGACTTGAATTTAATCACCATCATGCGGGCGCCGATGCGTTTGCCTGCGCAAATATTTTATTAAAAGTTAAAGATGAGCTTAATTCCTTAACGATTCACGACGTGTTTGATCAAGTTGGAATTAAACCCGGAAAAGTGTATGATAAAGGTTATCAAGCACCCAAAAAAGGGCATTCGACCTTAACTTCTAACCGTCAATTCCAACGAATTACCTCACCGTTGTTTAATAGTCAAACAGACTTTTTCAAGCACAAAACAGTCGTCTTTACTGGTCCTCTTCAATCACTCTCACGCACAGAAGCGATTGCTTTAATCGGCCAATTAGGTGGAACGGTAGGCAGCTCAGTTACGAAAAAGACAAACATTATTGTGACAGGGATTAAAAACATTTATGAACTCTCTGCTGATGAAATGAGCACAAAACTAAAAAAAGCCATTCAACTAGTGTATCATGGTCAAGAAATCCTCTTTTTAAATGAAGACGAGTTTTTAAAAATTTTAACCTCATCATAA
- a CDS encoding IS1182 family transposase, whose amino-acid sequence MLKKENIPQDYTTYSAGYQLSLTMDIQVYIAPHDPVRLLNQLLEGLDDKKLLSTYSDKGRNSVVPPVIMFKILVYAYMNRAFSSREIQRLCQRDIHFIWLLNGYPAPSHHTINRFRKHHLSDGVMEDLFDQWIERLHALDEIHFKNLFIDGTKIEANANRYSFVWLKSVTKNESKLHTKIEKLLQQINEMYLTTYQFNSNQPLDVLESCLMNLKQRVIEQSIEFVSGKGKRKTVLQRQVEALEDYIEKQNMYLTYQERIGEHRSSCSKTDVDATFMRMKDDHMKNGQLKPGYNVQIGVEAEYIVHVGIFSSANDVTTLIPFLTSMESRLSNTFERVIADAGYESEENYAYLKENHQKVFIKPLNYEASKTRKYKAQLGKRENMAYDELTDTYTCANGRVLKPIEVKSRESRTGYRKEVTIYECETCQDCPLRSKCTKAKEGNHKRIEVSKKMLSLRTESLENIQSEEGIILRKNRSIQVEGAFGVLKQDYGFRKFLTRGKVHVTVEMLLLCFGYNVQKLHNKIQNNRCGQQLHTQKVA is encoded by the coding sequence ATGCTAAAAAAAGAAAATATACCTCAAGATTATACAACTTATTCAGCTGGATATCAACTCTCTTTAACGATGGATATTCAAGTTTATATTGCACCTCATGACCCTGTACGTTTGCTTAATCAATTATTGGAGGGATTAGATGATAAAAAATTATTAAGCACTTACTCTGATAAAGGGAGAAATTCTGTCGTACCACCGGTTATTATGTTTAAGATTTTAGTTTACGCGTATATGAATCGCGCTTTCTCTTCGCGAGAAATTCAGCGACTTTGTCAACGGGATATTCATTTTATCTGGTTGTTAAACGGTTATCCCGCGCCTAGCCATCATACGATTAATCGATTTAGAAAACATCATTTAAGCGATGGTGTCATGGAAGATTTATTTGATCAATGGATTGAGCGTCTTCACGCCTTAGATGAAATTCATTTTAAAAACCTATTTATTGATGGAACAAAAATTGAAGCGAATGCCAATCGTTATTCCTTTGTTTGGTTAAAATCAGTCACTAAAAATGAATCTAAACTTCATACAAAAATTGAAAAACTGCTTCAACAAATCAACGAAATGTATCTAACAACGTATCAGTTCAATTCGAATCAACCCTTAGATGTTTTAGAATCTTGTTTAATGAATTTGAAACAACGAGTGATTGAACAATCCATTGAATTTGTTTCTGGAAAAGGAAAGAGAAAAACCGTTCTCCAACGTCAAGTGGAAGCACTCGAGGATTATATTGAAAAACAGAACATGTATTTGACGTATCAAGAAAGGATTGGCGAGCATCGTTCAAGTTGTTCAAAAACGGATGTTGATGCCACTTTTATGAGAATGAAAGACGATCACATGAAAAATGGTCAATTAAAACCAGGATATAATGTCCAAATTGGCGTTGAAGCGGAGTATATTGTGCATGTTGGAATCTTTAGTTCGGCCAATGATGTCACGACTTTGATTCCCTTTCTGACATCCATGGAATCTCGATTATCTAACACATTTGAACGGGTGATCGCAGATGCAGGTTATGAAAGTGAAGAAAATTATGCTTATTTGAAGGAGAACCATCAAAAAGTTTTCATTAAGCCTCTCAACTATGAAGCCTCAAAAACAAGAAAATATAAAGCTCAACTGGGGAAACGAGAAAACATGGCATATGATGAACTCACAGATACCTATACGTGTGCCAATGGAAGAGTGTTAAAACCGATCGAAGTTAAAAGTCGAGAAAGTCGGACGGGATATCGAAAAGAAGTCACGATTTATGAATGTGAAACTTGCCAAGATTGTCCCTTGCGTTCCAAATGTACAAAAGCGAAAGAAGGAAACCATAAACGAATAGAAGTGTCTAAAAAAATGCTTTCGCTAAGAACAGAGTCACTTGAAAATATCCAAAGTGAAGAAGGGATTATTTTAAGAAAGAATCGCTCCATTCAAGTTGAAGGTGCTTTTGGCGTGTTAAAACAAGATTACGGCTTCAGAAAATTTTTAACCCGTGGAAAAGTTCATGTCACAGTAGAAATGTTGCTTCTATGTTTTGGATATAATGTACAAAAATTACATAACAAAATCCAAAACAATCGTTGCGGGCAACAACTCCATACACAAAAAGTGGCTTAA
- a CDS encoding VanW family protein, with protein MEMNQGRIIRLIIASLNTVFILSFIAYKVFEFQDAKALVLAYEDIALPNIFINDLDVSNLNRDEIKAMIDDQIKQYKERKIIVHVGEKDFETTLSQFNPTVNQEMDQLVDEIIAIGKDLELMEQASQIKEPMRYEFTVGYTYDHDEVEKWARMIEKEVYVEKVEPKFEMAGYGILKLNEGQDGQLILTEELRDMLIEELDISSMDPIEVEANVMTDPRERDIEQLKMINTKISSYSTDYPTGIPRAKNVELAASKINHTILMPGEQFSYAEKVSPVDGAHGYVNATIFLNGRAVPGVGGGICQVSSTLYNAQLKAGIIATERRNHSLPVSYVPLGQDATMADNAIDLKFINTLEYPIYIHTYAQYGSLTVEIWSNSEALHGITYRPKTIIYDGGLKADTTLYGYNADGEVVYEQFLHTSVYKKKTH; from the coding sequence ATGGAGATGAATCAAGGACGAATCATTCGCTTAATCATTGCTTCTTTAAATACGGTGTTTATCTTATCGTTCATTGCATATAAGGTGTTTGAATTTCAAGATGCGAAAGCGTTAGTGTTAGCGTATGAAGACATCGCCTTACCAAATATCTTCATTAATGATTTAGACGTGTCGAACTTAAATCGAGATGAGATTAAAGCGATGATTGATGATCAAATAAAGCAGTATAAAGAACGGAAAATCATCGTTCATGTTGGAGAAAAAGATTTTGAAACAACGTTATCACAGTTTAATCCGACGGTTAATCAAGAGATGGACCAGTTAGTTGATGAAATTATTGCGATTGGAAAAGATTTAGAACTAATGGAACAGGCCTCTCAAATCAAAGAGCCGATGCGTTATGAATTTACGGTCGGCTATACTTATGATCATGATGAAGTTGAAAAATGGGCGCGAATGATCGAGAAAGAGGTTTATGTTGAAAAAGTGGAACCGAAATTCGAAATGGCTGGTTACGGAATCTTAAAATTAAATGAAGGTCAAGATGGTCAACTCATTTTGACCGAAGAATTAAGGGATATGTTAATTGAGGAACTGGATATAAGTTCTATGGATCCGATTGAGGTTGAGGCAAATGTGATGACTGATCCTCGTGAACGAGATATTGAGCAGTTAAAAATGATCAACACTAAGATTTCCTCTTATTCGACAGATTATCCAACAGGAATTCCTCGTGCTAAAAATGTTGAGCTAGCCGCATCTAAAATCAATCATACGATTTTGATGCCGGGTGAACAGTTTTCTTATGCAGAAAAGGTGTCCCCGGTTGATGGCGCGCATGGTTATGTGAATGCAACGATTTTTTTAAATGGGAGAGCTGTTCCTGGAGTTGGAGGGGGAATCTGCCAAGTCTCTTCAACCCTTTATAATGCTCAACTTAAGGCAGGTATTATCGCCACTGAGCGACGCAATCATAGTTTGCCAGTTAGTTATGTTCCACTCGGTCAAGATGCCACGATGGCGGATAATGCGATTGATTTAAAGTTCATTAACACGCTAGAATATCCAATCTACATTCATACTTATGCGCAATATGGAAGCCTAACGGTTGAAATTTGGTCGAATTCCGAAGCGCTACATGGCATTACTTATCGTCCTAAAACGATCATCTATGATGGCGGGCTAAAGGCAGATACGACGCTTTATGGCTATAATGCTGATGGGGAAGTGGTCTACGAACAGTTTTTACATACGAGCGTTTATAAAAAGAAAACTCATTAA
- the rpoZ gene encoding DNA-directed RNA polymerase subunit omega translates to MTGMRYPSIDKLLDKVDSKYKIAYIAAKRARQIVDAGQSQLDYVDGLPTAKCAKPVGVALEELLNDVVDFELKEQ, encoded by the coding sequence ATGACAGGAATGCGCTATCCATCAATCGATAAATTATTAGATAAAGTAGATTCTAAATACAAAATCGCTTACATTGCTGCAAAACGTGCACGTCAAATTGTTGACGCTGGACAATCACAATTAGATTATGTTGACGGATTACCAACAGCTAAATGTGCAAAACCAGTTGGGGTTGCTTTAGAAGAACTATTAAACGACGTTGTTGATTTCGAATTAAAAGAACAATAA
- a CDS encoding SpoIIE family protein phosphatase: protein MNYFVDFACRSLNKVGEELCGDKVEFFRTTDCVIAVLSDGLGSGVKANILATLSSKIAITMLKAGLSIDEVVDTMVHTLPVCQVRKLAYSTLTIVKIDVSNNVYVVEIDNPSVFFIRDGGVKPLESTERCINGRTIKESQFVLQEGDTLVLTSDGVIHAGVGTILNLGWSWPEVSCFLQSVIDEEKTAREITNLLLDVCSDLYVGQPGDDTTVATLKVMKPKWATLFAGPPQVKLEDQQVVKTLMKSSGKKIICGGTAANIVAREIGEEIQTSFDYIDPRFPPIASIRGIDLVTEGVLTIKGAVEILKDVQMNSRFEKLEEGHGAARLAKLLYEECTHIQLLIGRAINAAHQNPDFPKELSIKLRVIEELEEILIKVGKVVHIQYF, encoded by the coding sequence ATGAATTACTTTGTCGATTTTGCTTGTCGTAGTTTAAATAAGGTAGGAGAAGAACTTTGTGGAGATAAAGTTGAATTTTTTCGAACGACTGATTGTGTGATTGCAGTTTTATCGGATGGACTAGGAAGTGGAGTTAAAGCAAATATTCTAGCAACGTTGAGTTCAAAAATTGCAATTACGATGCTTAAAGCGGGACTTTCGATTGATGAGGTGGTTGATACAATGGTTCATACCCTCCCGGTTTGTCAAGTGAGAAAGCTTGCCTATTCGACCTTAACTATCGTTAAAATTGACGTCTCTAATAATGTCTATGTGGTAGAGATCGATAATCCTAGTGTGTTTTTTATTCGAGATGGAGGGGTAAAACCTTTAGAAAGTACAGAGCGTTGTATTAATGGGCGAACAATTAAAGAAAGTCAATTTGTTTTACAAGAAGGCGATACACTGGTGTTAACAAGTGATGGTGTGATTCATGCAGGCGTTGGGACGATTTTAAATTTAGGATGGAGTTGGCCAGAAGTGTCTTGTTTTTTACAGTCAGTCATTGATGAAGAAAAGACAGCTCGTGAAATCACGAATTTATTGCTTGACGTGTGTTCTGATTTATATGTCGGTCAACCGGGGGATGACACAACGGTGGCGACTTTAAAAGTTATGAAACCCAAATGGGCAACCTTATTTGCTGGACCGCCACAGGTGAAATTAGAAGATCAACAGGTTGTCAAAACACTCATGAAAAGTAGCGGGAAGAAAATTATTTGTGGAGGAACAGCCGCTAATATTGTGGCACGAGAAATTGGTGAAGAGATACAGACGAGTTTTGATTATATTGATCCACGTTTTCCACCGATTGCTTCCATTCGTGGGATTGATTTAGTCACAGAAGGCGTATTGACGATTAAAGGAGCCGTCGAGATTTTAAAAGATGTGCAAATGAATTCGAGATTTGAAAAACTTGAAGAAGGACATGGAGCAGCACGTTTAGCGAAGTTATTGTATGAGGAATGTACGCATATTCAATTACTGATTGGTAGGGCCATTAATGCGGCTCATCAAAATCCTGATTTTCCTAAAGAATTGAGCATTAAATTACGAGTTATTGAGGAGCTAGAAGAAATTTTAATTAAAGTTGGAAAAGTTGTTCATATTCAATATTTTTAA
- a CDS encoding Rqc2 family fibronectin-binding protein, translated as MAFDGLMTSSVAASLKESLLAGRINKIYQLSNHEILMQIRAQGKNQKVLFSTHSSYARVQITKLDYQYPDEPPMFCMFLRKHLEGGIIYNIEQINHDRIIKFTIRHINELGDQMIKFLYIEIMGKHSNLILTDATHRILDTIKHISPLVNRYRSLQPGATYILPPTQEKQLPTDVDFETFSSLIVEGERYDKQLVAKFQGLSPLIAREIIYRSESDSIKNIYDSFTNVLTKIQKAPTPHVMIASKEYFYLLPLYHIEGELIPCVTLWDMFDRYYFGKDERDRIKQQFHDIERFIRQEYDKNVKKLEKLNEELVNSEKAEQYKVLGELILANIYQIKRGDSVVRVQNFYSENLEELDIPLEPMLSASENAQKYFQKYTKAKNAVNYILEQLELTEKEIAYFETLMIQIETATLKDAYEIKEELELAGYLRKRQIKKRKTNGKPNIEKYLSTDGVEIFVGKNNLQNDYLTHKFARRHEWWFHAKDMPGSHVLVRSDADELSEATIRSAAQLASYFSKGRLSSSVPIDYTRVRHVKKVPAAHLGFVTYENQKTIYIDPDESFIMNLTKLK; from the coding sequence ATGGCTTTTGATGGTCTTATGACGTCTAGTGTCGCTGCTTCCTTAAAGGAATCGCTACTTGCTGGGCGTATCAATAAAATTTATCAATTATCAAACCACGAAATTTTAATGCAAATTCGTGCGCAAGGAAAAAATCAGAAAGTGTTATTTTCAACACATTCATCTTATGCTCGTGTGCAAATCACAAAGCTTGATTATCAATATCCAGATGAGCCACCGATGTTTTGTATGTTTTTAAGAAAACATCTAGAAGGTGGAATTATTTATAACATCGAACAGATTAACCATGATCGTATCATCAAGTTTACGATTCGTCATATCAACGAACTCGGTGATCAAATGATTAAATTTTTATATATTGAGATTATGGGGAAACATAGTAACTTAATTTTAACAGATGCGACGCATCGTATTTTAGATACGATTAAACATATCTCACCTCTTGTCAATCGTTATCGTTCTTTACAACCGGGTGCTACCTATATTTTACCGCCTACGCAAGAAAAACAACTCCCAACAGATGTTGACTTTGAAACCTTCTCAAGCTTAATTGTTGAAGGTGAACGTTACGATAAACAACTGGTCGCTAAGTTCCAAGGCTTATCTCCACTCATTGCGCGTGAAATCATTTATCGCAGTGAATCAGATTCAATCAAAAATATCTATGACTCGTTTACAAATGTCTTGACTAAAATTCAAAAAGCACCTACTCCTCATGTCATGATAGCGTCCAAAGAATACTTCTACCTTCTTCCGCTATATCATATTGAAGGAGAACTGATTCCGTGCGTTACATTATGGGACATGTTTGACCGCTATTATTTTGGAAAAGATGAACGCGATCGTATTAAACAACAATTCCATGATATTGAACGTTTTATCCGTCAAGAATATGACAAAAACGTAAAAAAACTTGAAAAGTTAAATGAGGAATTAGTGAATTCCGAAAAAGCGGAGCAGTATAAAGTTTTAGGTGAGTTAATTTTAGCGAATATCTATCAAATTAAACGCGGTGACTCAGTTGTGCGTGTACAAAACTTCTATTCAGAGAACCTAGAAGAACTTGATATTCCATTAGAGCCGATGTTATCAGCATCTGAAAATGCTCAAAAATACTTCCAAAAGTATACCAAAGCTAAAAATGCGGTGAATTATATTTTAGAGCAACTCGAGTTAACCGAAAAAGAGATTGCTTACTTTGAAACGCTGATGATTCAAATTGAAACAGCAACGTTAAAAGATGCCTATGAGATTAAAGAAGAACTTGAGTTAGCAGGGTATTTACGTAAACGTCAAATTAAAAAACGTAAAACGAATGGAAAACCAAACATCGAGAAATATTTATCAACAGACGGTGTCGAGATTTTCGTTGGGAAAAATAATTTACAAAATGATTACTTAACCCATAAATTCGCCCGTCGTCACGAATGGTGGTTCCACGCTAAAGATATGCCAGGTTCGCACGTCTTAGTTCGAAGCGATGCCGATGAGTTAAGCGAAGCTACGATTCGTTCAGCGGCACAGCTCGCATCTTATTTCTCAAAAGGGCGCTTATCATCAAGTGTGCCTATTGATTACACACGCGTACGCCACGTTAAAAAAGTACCTGCTGCCCATCTTGGATTCGTCACATATGAGAATCAAAAAACGATTTATATCGATCCAGATGAAAGCTTCATTATGAACTTAACGAAATTAAAATAA
- a CDS encoding vWA domain-containing protein translates to MNKEVQISVQSLGRKQLRLTPQLTRTCYFYKIGNHQTRNNLLHTVLLIDGSASMLPYLEDLKQIVHETIHQLNVSHKLSILLFGNEFEDDWLVNQEFIIDKDLLTEELHKRLEERCGDEWTVLSSALETTFAMLTKQKDKEEIQLIVVTDGHLYPSSHSIVVEQSRCYGWMLDLAKQHVMTHIVGIGTYNLNFLTWLATTSRTGDFYPYQNLKTYRTHFKQWKSSLKKGAHQEICLFNKDYFLMAQTLHLHQPKQLLTLPQLVVTFDETLKLEQQEVPASADEVSKEIEQHFKLAYGYYLIKQRQIDDASFLLQETELFPIIHQGYSINEISRSLAAINQARYTRQALRVQSFIPLSVFELIQMILDDSFSQLYYKNEARFPIKQDDGRVTFTAHDKLYFPIIQVRASTTKQNVTFTVKVEGVAKQNQTDLKLDCYIFRQYFFIEGGNLKLQTLACRLSPTLRKRFVALKLISGQLNHESEIDLIDLSRLKLTHFQCFSSDISQMMAQQLYELEQLTLRQQVLKTLISTNQSTFRLDKHQIDESINRIRSQYHVSPSGLFIPRVKSNALAKRDAYDESFTKWSIENFPKQSEWQRLYENIQQQVLMSQENPLQLLYTRLNETKKQRLILQNKIYLLRIQSQLCGQPIFYWDEVYEREVKKQGQHTYLTTGKMLTSKQKIGEIVVCENKYYIHSTT, encoded by the coding sequence TTGAATAAAGAAGTTCAAATAAGTGTTCAAAGTTTAGGAAGAAAGCAACTACGTTTAACACCACAACTAACTAGGACATGCTATTTTTATAAGATTGGAAACCATCAAACAAGAAATAATCTATTGCATACAGTTTTATTAATTGACGGCTCAGCAAGTATGCTTCCTTATTTAGAAGACCTCAAGCAGATTGTTCATGAAACCATTCATCAATTAAATGTATCCCATAAACTTTCCATTTTACTGTTTGGGAATGAATTTGAAGACGATTGGCTTGTCAATCAAGAGTTTATTATAGATAAAGATCTACTTACTGAAGAGTTACACAAGCGTCTAGAAGAACGATGTGGTGATGAATGGACGGTGTTATCGTCTGCCCTTGAAACCACATTTGCCATGTTAACGAAACAAAAGGATAAGGAAGAAATCCAGCTCATTGTGGTGACAGACGGTCATCTTTATCCATCCAGTCATTCCATTGTCGTGGAGCAATCGAGATGTTATGGTTGGATGCTTGATTTGGCGAAGCAACACGTCATGACGCATATTGTAGGGATAGGAACATATAACTTAAATTTTTTAACTTGGTTAGCTACGACAAGTCGGACAGGTGATTTTTATCCTTATCAAAACTTAAAGACATATCGAACTCATTTCAAGCAATGGAAAAGTTCACTAAAAAAAGGCGCTCATCAGGAAATCTGTCTATTTAATAAGGACTATTTTCTCATGGCCCAAACGTTACATCTTCATCAGCCTAAACAGTTATTGACGCTTCCTCAACTCGTGGTGACCTTTGATGAAACGTTAAAACTTGAACAACAAGAAGTTCCAGCGTCAGCTGATGAAGTTTCAAAGGAGATTGAACAACACTTTAAGCTTGCTTATGGCTACTATCTTATCAAGCAACGTCAGATTGATGATGCCTCTTTTTTACTTCAAGAGACAGAGCTTTTCCCAATCATCCATCAAGGGTATTCCATCAATGAAATAAGTCGAAGTTTAGCAGCGATTAATCAAGCCCGATACACACGGCAGGCATTAAGAGTGCAATCGTTTATTCCATTATCGGTGTTTGAATTGATTCAAATGATTTTAGACGATTCCTTCTCTCAGCTTTATTATAAAAATGAAGCTCGATTTCCCATTAAACAAGACGATGGTCGGGTGACCTTTACGGCACATGATAAGTTATATTTTCCAATTATTCAAGTTCGAGCTAGTACGACCAAACAAAATGTGACGTTCACGGTAAAAGTCGAAGGTGTTGCGAAACAAAATCAAACGGACTTGAAGTTAGATTGTTATATTTTTCGACAATATTTTTTTATTGAAGGTGGAAATTTAAAATTACAAACGTTAGCGTGCCGGTTATCACCGACACTCAGAAAGAGATTTGTAGCATTAAAGCTCATTTCAGGGCAACTCAATCATGAATCTGAAATTGATTTAATTGATTTATCACGATTAAAGTTAACTCATTTTCAATGTTTTTCATCTGATATTAGTCAAATGATGGCTCAACAATTATATGAACTCGAACAATTAACCTTGAGACAACAAGTCTTAAAAACACTTATTTCAACGAATCAATCGACGTTTAGATTAGACAAGCATCAAATAGATGAATCGATTAATCGCATCCGGAGTCAGTATCATGTGAGTCCGTCAGGATTATTTATTCCAAGGGTGAAATCAAACGCATTAGCGAAACGGGATGCTTATGATGAGAGCTTCACCAAATGGTCAATAGAAAATTTTCCAAAACAGAGTGAATGGCAACGACTCTATGAAAATATTCAACAACAAGTGCTGATGAGTCAAGAGAATCCTCTTCAGTTATTATATACACGGTTAAATGAGACGAAAAAGCAACGATTAATACTTCAAAATAAAATCTACTTATTAAGAATCCAGTCTCAGTTATGTGGGCAACCTATTTTTTATTGGGATGAGGTATATGAGAGAGAAGTGAAAAAACAAGGTCAACACACGTACCTAACAACTGGGAAAATGCTGACTTCAAAACAAAAAATTGGTGAAATTGTCGTCTGTGAGAATAAATATTACATTCACTCGACAACCTAA